Proteins encoded by one window of Streptomyces sp. LX-29:
- a CDS encoding PhoX family phosphatase: protein MRKFLPLIGSHPGGRSAMTCRYRCGDACFQDVPNTSDNAYLGDVIADALSRRNVLRASAVVTVAAATGVTALGQAPQARAAGQSPAAMPGGVKDAARGLRFAPVKPNTKDAVTVPEGYGQNVVIRWGEPILRGAPAFDPAKQTAKAQAGQFGYNNDFLSLLPLRGEKHRQVLVANHEYTDEVLMFEKYDPENPTREQVEIAWAAHGLSVVVVQEEQKTGKLTAVPRHHLNRRVTATTPFKVTGPAAGSALLRTSADPAGTKVLGTLNNCAGGTTPWGTTLHGEENFNQYFANGGGVTDPTEAARLKRYGITGGASERKWERFDKRFDVTKEPNEPHRFGWVVELDPYDPHSTPRKRTALGRFKHEAAQPRLTASGRPVVYMGDDERFDYFYKFVSSKRMMKGDSRAAREHNLTLLDEGTLYVAKLTGDSPAEQIDGSGRLPADGQFDGSGEWIPLASGKKSFVEGMTAEEVYVFTRMAADKVGATKMDRPEDVEPSPRTGRVYVALTNNSDRGKPGKAGADEANPRNLNKHGQILELAEHWDDPASDRFAWRLFLVAGDPKDPSTYFAGFPKDRVSPISCPDNVTFDPHGNLWISTDGNQLGSHDGLFGVATAGSRRGEVRQFLTVPTGAETCGPIVQGRRVLVSVQHPGEVDGASVEKPASHWPDGPGRITRPAVVSVWRRDGRDIGV, encoded by the coding sequence GTGCGCAAGTTCCTGCCGCTGATCGGCTCGCACCCGGGCGGCCGTTCCGCCATGACCTGTCGCTACCGCTGTGGCGACGCATGCTTCCAGGACGTCCCCAACACCAGCGACAACGCCTACCTCGGCGATGTCATCGCGGACGCCCTCTCGCGCCGCAACGTGCTGCGCGCCAGCGCCGTGGTGACCGTGGCCGCCGCCACCGGGGTGACCGCGCTGGGCCAGGCCCCGCAGGCGCGGGCCGCCGGCCAGTCCCCGGCCGCCATGCCCGGCGGGGTGAAGGACGCCGCGCGCGGCCTGCGCTTCGCGCCGGTGAAGCCGAACACCAAGGACGCCGTGACCGTCCCCGAGGGGTACGGCCAGAACGTGGTGATCCGCTGGGGCGAGCCGATCCTGCGCGGCGCCCCCGCCTTCGACCCCGCGAAGCAGACCGCGAAGGCCCAGGCCGGCCAGTTCGGTTACAACAACGACTTCCTCTCCCTGCTCCCGCTCCGCGGCGAGAAGCACCGCCAGGTGCTCGTGGCCAACCACGAGTACACCGACGAGGTGCTGATGTTCGAGAAGTACGACCCGGAGAACCCGACCCGCGAGCAGGTCGAGATCGCCTGGGCCGCGCACGGCCTCTCCGTGGTCGTCGTCCAGGAGGAGCAGAAGACCGGCAAGCTCACCGCGGTCCCCCGGCACCACCTCAACCGTCGCGTCACCGCCACCACCCCCTTCAAGGTCACCGGCCCGGCGGCCGGCAGCGCCCTGCTGCGCACCTCCGCCGACCCGGCCGGCACCAAGGTCCTCGGCACGCTCAACAACTGCGCCGGCGGCACCACCCCGTGGGGCACCACGCTGCACGGCGAGGAGAACTTCAACCAGTACTTCGCCAACGGCGGCGGTGTGACCGACCCGACCGAGGCCGCCCGCCTCAAGCGGTACGGCATCACCGGCGGCGCCTCCGAGCGCAAGTGGGAGCGTTTCGACAAGCGCTTCGACGTCACCAAGGAGCCGAACGAGCCGCACCGCTTCGGCTGGGTGGTCGAGCTCGACCCGTACGACCCGCACTCCACGCCCCGCAAGCGCACCGCGCTGGGCCGCTTCAAGCACGAGGCCGCGCAGCCGCGGCTGACCGCCAGCGGCCGCCCGGTGGTCTACATGGGTGACGACGAGCGCTTCGACTACTTCTACAAGTTCGTGTCCTCGAAGCGGATGATGAAGGGCGACTCGCGCGCCGCCCGCGAGCACAACCTCACCCTGCTCGACGAGGGCACGCTGTACGTCGCCAAGCTGACCGGCGACAGCCCGGCCGAGCAGATCGACGGCAGCGGCCGGCTCCCGGCGGACGGCCAGTTCGACGGCAGCGGTGAATGGATCCCGCTGGCCAGCGGCAAGAAGTCCTTCGTGGAGGGGATGACCGCCGAGGAGGTCTACGTCTTCACGCGGATGGCCGCCGACAAGGTCGGCGCCACCAAGATGGACCGCCCCGAGGACGTCGAGCCCAGCCCGCGCACCGGCCGGGTGTACGTCGCGCTGACCAACAACAGCGACCGCGGCAAGCCGGGCAAGGCCGGCGCCGACGAGGCCAACCCGCGCAACCTCAACAAGCACGGGCAGATCCTGGAGCTGGCCGAGCACTGGGACGACCCGGCCTCCGACCGCTTCGCCTGGCGGCTCTTCCTGGTCGCCGGCGACCCCAAGGACCCGTCGACCTACTTCGCGGGCTTCCCCAAGGACCGGGTCTCCCCGATCTCCTGCCCGGACAACGTCACCTTCGACCCGCACGGCAACCTGTGGATCTCCACCGACGGCAACCAGCTCGGCAGCCACGACGGCCTGTTCGGCGTGGCCACCGCCGGCAGCCGGCGCGGTGAGGTGCGGCAGTTCCTGACCGTGCCGACCGGGGCCGAGACCTGCGGCCCGATCGTGCAGGGCCGCCGGGTGCTGGTCTCCGTGCAGCACCCGGGTGAGGTGGACGGCGCCAGCGTCGAGAAGCCCGCCTCGCACTGGCCCGACGGCCCGGGCCGGATCACCCGCCCGGCCGTGGTGAGCGTCTGGCGCCGGGACGGCCGCGACATCGGCGTCTGA
- a CDS encoding FAD/NAD(P)-binding protein, whose translation MRSMGRDVVVIGGGAAGASVFVQLVAAATSAEAREEVRTIAVVDPHQIGWGLAFGDDDPLLLCNSAVGINSLLPSRPDDFADYLRSAGWQGRREDCVERSRMAEYCHHRYLRARDRAAAHGIEVRHVRDLALAVEVVGEERYAVVSAGGGPVSATDVVVCTGVRTPRVPAGFDRYTHAPRFLESPYPASRVRALRDEHPAGARVLVVGSRQSAVDAALLLCRDGHRTVMTSPSGQLPAVRTSLGPPARARLPPLERIPRIDPDDPLLEWKVMRRAVEAVRSLGPRPLREQISTETDPERRLREEIALVDSDACQWEGVMVSLIETLIDFAPALPPGRLQRLLDENPWFTGRYATALTVVNARRLLGHFESGALTVAPGYPDEVAYEAGPGPGGLGGGWRVGWPDGTVERFDHVVSGTGFHPPVLHRERGSGTLHLAARPPVAAAEPVEWLGPRLRLVPERIWVCGVGTHVRIPFANHLRNVTRQASWVVDQLTGRGGGGGG comes from the coding sequence ATGCGCAGCATGGGCCGGGATGTCGTGGTCATCGGCGGCGGGGCCGCCGGGGCGAGTGTGTTCGTCCAACTGGTGGCCGCGGCCACCAGCGCGGAGGCGCGCGAGGAGGTCCGGACGATCGCGGTGGTGGACCCCCATCAGATCGGCTGGGGGCTGGCGTTCGGCGACGACGATCCGCTGCTGCTGTGCAACTCCGCGGTGGGGATCAACTCCCTGCTGCCGAGCCGCCCCGACGACTTCGCCGACTATCTCCGGTCCGCCGGCTGGCAGGGGCGGCGCGAGGACTGCGTGGAGCGCTCCCGGATGGCCGAGTACTGCCACCACCGCTATCTGCGCGCCCGTGATCGGGCCGCCGCGCACGGCATCGAGGTGCGACACGTCCGCGACCTGGCCCTGGCGGTCGAGGTGGTGGGCGAGGAGCGGTACGCGGTGGTGTCGGCGGGCGGCGGGCCGGTGTCCGCCACCGATGTGGTGGTCTGCACGGGGGTGCGCACGCCGCGCGTGCCGGCCGGCTTCGACCGGTACACGCACGCGCCGCGGTTCCTGGAGAGCCCCTACCCGGCCTCGCGCGTCCGGGCGCTGCGCGACGAGCACCCGGCCGGGGCCCGGGTGTTGGTGGTCGGCTCCCGGCAGTCCGCCGTGGACGCCGCCCTGCTGCTGTGCCGGGACGGCCACCGCACCGTGATGACCTCGCCGTCCGGGCAGCTGCCGGCCGTACGGACCTCGCTCGGGCCGCCCGCCCGGGCCCGCTTGCCACCGCTGGAGCGGATCCCGCGGATCGACCCCGACGACCCGCTGCTGGAGTGGAAGGTGATGCGGCGCGCGGTGGAGGCGGTGCGCTCGCTGGGGCCGCGCCCCCTGCGCGAGCAGATCTCGACGGAGACCGACCCCGAGCGGCGGCTGCGCGAGGAGATCGCGCTGGTGGACTCGGACGCCTGCCAGTGGGAGGGGGTGATGGTGAGCCTGATCGAGACCCTGATCGACTTCGCCCCGGCGCTGCCGCCGGGCCGGCTCCAGCGGCTGCTGGACGAGAACCCCTGGTTCACCGGCCGGTACGCCACCGCGCTCACCGTCGTCAACGCCCGCCGGCTGCTCGGTCACTTCGAGTCCGGCGCGCTGACCGTCGCGCCGGGCTATCCGGACGAGGTGGCGTACGAGGCCGGCCCCGGGCCGGGCGGGCTCGGGGGCGGCTGGCGGGTGGGGTGGCCCGACGGCACCGTGGAGCGCTTCGACCACGTGGTCTCCGGCACCGGCTTTCACCCGCCCGTGCTCCACCGCGAGCGCGGCAGCGGGACGCTGCACCTGGCGGCCCGCCCCCCGGTGGCCGCGGCCGAGCCGGTGGAGTGGCTGGGCCCGAGGCTGCGGCTGGTCCCGGAGCGGATCTGGGTCTGCGGGGTGGGCACCCATGTGCGGATCCCGTTCGCCAACCACCTGCGCAACGTGACCCGTCAGGCGAGCTGGGTGGTGGACCAGCTAACGGGCCGGGGCGGCGGAGGCGGCGGGTAG
- a CDS encoding endonuclease/exonuclease/phosphatase family protein, with protein METPVTEERSPDRSAPGWRSAGGSRALRLLAPPGGVGRARRAAAWVAVAPLTVVSVVMGCRAADVDGVTPVPQLLAFLPWLLVPAALGLLLAIVGRWPAGCVWALVAGVVTGWFIQPYDGTAASEPRGRVVARVRVLTANLEFGRATEGLLAALRAERPDLVSVQECDVRCAAALDTPAVRRAYPHRNVVIGGPAEGSAILSRYPLTDEEGVPGTLSMPGSVATVAGHLVRVQVAHPMPPVPGGVDLWRTELGWLRDHAAGRGSLPTLIAGDFNATQDHAAFRALLDTGLRDSARLTGAARTPTWPSLTAPPLGAQIDHVLVSEALWPRATRFLDLADTDHRALLVDLDLHDLPAASAAPAR; from the coding sequence GTGGAGACACCGGTCACCGAGGAGCGGAGCCCGGACCGATCGGCACCGGGGTGGCGGTCGGCGGGCGGGTCGCGCGCCCTACGCCTCCTGGCGCCGCCCGGCGGGGTCGGTCGGGCGCGTCGGGCGGCGGCCTGGGTCGCCGTGGCTCCGCTGACCGTGGTCAGCGTGGTCATGGGATGCCGGGCGGCGGATGTCGACGGAGTCACTCCGGTGCCGCAGCTGCTGGCGTTCCTGCCCTGGCTGCTGGTCCCCGCCGCGCTGGGGCTGCTGCTGGCGATCGTCGGCCGCTGGCCCGCCGGGTGTGTGTGGGCCCTGGTGGCGGGGGTCGTCACCGGGTGGTTCATCCAGCCGTACGACGGGACCGCCGCCTCCGAACCGCGGGGGCGGGTGGTCGCCAGGGTGCGGGTGTTGACGGCGAACCTGGAGTTCGGCCGGGCCACCGAGGGGCTGTTGGCGGCGCTGCGCGCGGAGCGGCCGGACCTGGTCTCCGTCCAGGAGTGCGACGTCCGCTGCGCGGCGGCGCTGGACACCCCCGCCGTGCGCCGGGCCTATCCGCACCGCAACGTCGTCATCGGCGGACCGGCCGAGGGCTCGGCGATCCTCAGCCGCTATCCGCTGACGGACGAGGAGGGGGTGCCGGGCACGCTCTCCATGCCGGGCTCGGTGGCCACCGTCGCCGGGCACCTGGTGCGGGTGCAGGTCGCGCACCCCATGCCCCCGGTGCCCGGGGGAGTGGACCTGTGGCGCACCGAGTTGGGCTGGCTGCGCGACCACGCCGCCGGACGCGGCAGCCTGCCGACCCTGATCGCCGGCGACTTCAACGCCACCCAGGACCACGCCGCCTTCCGCGCCCTCCTGGACACCGGGCTGCGCGACAGCGCCCGGCTCACCGGCGCCGCCCGCACCCCGACCTGGCCCAGCCTCACCGCCCCGCCGCTCGGCGCCCAGATCGACCACGTGCTGGTCAGCGAGGCGCTGTGGCCGCGCGCCACCCGCTTCCTGGACCTGGCGGACACCGACCACCGCGCGCTGCTGGTCGACCTCGACCTGCACGACCTACCCGCCGCCTCCGCCGCCCCGGCCCGTTAG
- the ribB gene encoding 3,4-dihydroxy-2-butanone-4-phosphate synthase, whose translation MAVVDQTAHTTQQAGATTERLLAVEQAIEAFAEGGFVVVFDAESRENEGDLMVAAEHTDEQALQQLLDHTSGVVCVALPDERAAELRLPQMVTDNTGLHETAFTVSVDLKEGGTTGISVQERARTIRALADPTTAPDDLCRPGHVFPVRAQPGGVLQRDGHTEAAVDLSLLAGLSGVTTMCEVVKPDWSMARYEDLSRLAASRLMPLISVRDLAAYRLARAARRL comes from the coding sequence ATGGCAGTGGTGGATCAGACCGCACACACGACGCAGCAGGCCGGGGCCACGACCGAGCGTCTGCTCGCGGTGGAGCAGGCGATCGAGGCGTTCGCCGAGGGCGGTTTCGTCGTCGTCTTCGACGCCGAATCCCGTGAGAACGAGGGCGATCTGATGGTCGCCGCCGAACACACCGATGAGCAGGCGCTCCAGCAGTTGCTGGACCACACCTCCGGGGTGGTCTGCGTGGCGCTCCCCGACGAGCGCGCCGCCGAGCTGCGGCTGCCGCAGATGGTGACGGACAACACCGGGCTGCACGAGACCGCGTTCACCGTCTCCGTCGACCTGAAGGAGGGCGGCACCACCGGCATCTCCGTGCAGGAGCGCGCCCGCACCATCCGGGCCCTGGCCGACCCGACCACCGCTCCGGACGACCTGTGCCGGCCCGGCCATGTCTTTCCGGTGCGGGCCCAGCCGGGCGGGGTGCTCCAGCGCGACGGCCACACCGAGGCCGCCGTCGACCTCTCCCTGCTGGCCGGGCTGTCCGGCGTCACCACCATGTGCGAAGTGGTCAAGCCGGACTGGAGCATGGCGCGCTACGAGGACCTGAGCCGGCTGGCGGCGAGTCGGTTGATGCCGCTGATCTCCGTGCGCGACCTGGCGGCCTATCGACTGGCGCGGGCGGCCAGGAGGCTCTGA
- a CDS encoding MFS transporter encodes MALAVIAACQLMVVLDITIVNIALPDIQSALDFSTTGLSWVVNAYTLAFGGLLLLGGRVGDILGRRRVFSYGVLLFAFASLLGGLAQTSGWLLAARALQGAGGAIASPTALALITTTFTEGPERNRAFGVFSAVSAAGGAIGVLAGGMLVEWLDWRWIFFVNVPIGLAIAFIAPRRLAESERHPGHFDLSGALTSTLGMASLVYGFIRAAQDGWRDPLTLTAFGAAVVLLTAFVVVERRSPQPITPLWMFGDRNRAATYGIALNLAAAIFGVFFFLTLFVQDVLDYSPLQAGVAFLPVSALIVVGAGLASQLLPRFGPKPHLVAGALLTTAGLVWLTRVEPDSGYPGSILGPMLVFALGMGLQFICLTLMAVSRVAPREAGAASGLLNATQQVGGSLGLSILVTVFSTASRNRAEEVVPRFLAEATASERAAFATTGRLPPPWNDEILTAGISTAFTAAAVFTAIGALIALLAIQVLASDLDNFKGRGHPPAGS; translated from the coding sequence ATGGCACTCGCCGTCATCGCCGCGTGCCAGCTGATGGTGGTGCTGGACATCACCATCGTCAACATCGCGCTGCCGGACATCCAGAGCGCGTTGGACTTCTCCACGACCGGTCTGTCCTGGGTGGTCAACGCCTACACCCTCGCCTTCGGCGGGCTGCTGCTGCTCGGCGGCCGGGTCGGCGACATCCTGGGCCGCAGACGGGTGTTCAGCTACGGGGTGCTGCTCTTCGCGTTCGCCTCGCTGCTCGGCGGGCTGGCGCAGACCTCCGGCTGGCTGTTGGCGGCCCGGGCGCTCCAGGGCGCCGGGGGCGCCATCGCCTCCCCGACCGCGCTGGCGCTGATCACCACGACCTTCACCGAAGGCCCGGAGCGCAACCGGGCCTTCGGCGTCTTCTCCGCCGTCTCGGCGGCCGGTGGGGCGATCGGGGTGCTGGCGGGCGGGATGTTGGTCGAGTGGCTCGACTGGCGCTGGATCTTCTTCGTGAACGTGCCGATCGGCCTGGCCATCGCGTTCATCGCACCGCGCCGGCTGGCCGAATCCGAGCGCCATCCAGGCCACTTCGACCTGTCCGGCGCGCTCACCTCCACCCTCGGCATGGCCTCGCTGGTCTACGGCTTCATCCGGGCCGCGCAGGACGGCTGGCGGGACCCGCTGACGCTGACCGCGTTCGGGGCGGCGGTGGTGCTGTTGACGGCGTTCGTCGTGGTCGAGCGGCGGTCGCCGCAGCCCATCACCCCCCTGTGGATGTTCGGCGACCGCAACCGCGCGGCCACCTACGGGATCGCGCTCAACCTGGCCGCCGCCATCTTCGGCGTCTTCTTCTTCCTGACCCTCTTCGTGCAGGACGTGCTGGACTACAGCCCGCTCCAGGCCGGGGTGGCGTTTCTGCCGGTGAGCGCGCTCATCGTGGTCGGCGCGGGGCTCGCCTCCCAGCTGCTGCCGCGCTTCGGCCCGAAGCCGCACCTGGTGGCCGGCGCGCTGCTCACCACCGCCGGACTGGTTTGGCTGACCCGGGTCGAGCCGGACAGCGGCTACCCCGGGTCCATCCTCGGCCCGATGCTGGTCTTCGCGCTCGGCATGGGGCTCCAGTTCATCTGCCTCACCCTGATGGCCGTCTCGCGCGTGGCCCCACGCGAGGCCGGGGCCGCGTCGGGGCTGCTCAACGCCACCCAGCAGGTGGGCGGTTCGCTCGGGCTGTCCATCCTGGTGACCGTCTTCTCCACCGCCAGCCGCAACCGGGCCGAGGAGGTCGTCCCGCGCTTCCTGGCCGAGGCCACCGCGAGCGAGCGGGCCGCGTTCGCGACCACGGGGCGGCTGCCGCCGCCCTGGAACGACGAGATCCTGACGGCGGGCATCAGCACGGCCTTCACGGCAGCCGCCGTGTTCACCGCGATCGGGGCGCTGATCGCGCTGCTGGCCATCCAGGTGCTGGCGTCCGACCTGGACAACTTCAAGGGGCGGGGCCACCCTCCGGCGGGGTCCTGA
- a CDS encoding ATP-dependent DNA ligase — protein sequence MLLADVARTSGEVAATAARSAKVAALARLFARTPPDEAPVVITYLAGRLPQRRTGLGWSTLRERPPPATEARLEVAEVHAALDRIAAVAGKGATAERKRLLAALMSAATEEEQGFLLRLIGGEPRQGALDALAVEGLAVAADAQPEEVRRAVMLGGSLGAVARALLAGGPSALAAFRLELGRPVQPMLAHSAKDVDEALDRLGPCAVEEKLDGIRVQVHRDGETVRIYTRTLDEITDRLPDVVAAARELAADRAVLDGEVIALDEDGRPRPFQEVSSRVGSTLDVAGARAALPLHPVFFDLLALDDRELLGRPTRERHAELARIAPARRRVRRLVAEDPTDPDTRHAVREFAREVLEQGHEGVMAKALDAPYSAGRRGAAWLKVKPVLTLDLVVLAAEWGHGRRTGRLSNLHLGARLPDGGFAMLGKTFKGLTDATLAWQTEALQRIAVSDDGWVVRVRPELVVEIAFDGLQRSSRYPAGVTLRFARVVRYREDKSAAEADTVETVLALRAGATTTPEATTTPEATTTPGVTATPPGTATTEGTTTPQDTTTPPGATASDVRTPPEGGPAP from the coding sequence ATGCTGCTGGCCGACGTAGCCCGGACCTCCGGGGAGGTCGCGGCCACCGCGGCCCGCTCGGCGAAGGTCGCGGCCCTGGCCCGGCTCTTCGCGCGGACGCCGCCGGACGAGGCGCCTGTAGTGATCACCTACCTCGCCGGCCGGCTGCCGCAGCGCCGCACCGGGCTGGGCTGGAGCACGCTGCGCGAGCGACCGCCGCCGGCCACCGAGGCGCGGCTGGAGGTGGCGGAGGTGCACGCGGCGCTCGACCGCATCGCGGCCGTGGCCGGGAAGGGCGCGACCGCCGAGCGCAAGCGGCTGCTGGCCGCGCTGATGTCCGCCGCCACCGAGGAGGAACAGGGCTTTCTGCTCCGACTGATCGGCGGGGAGCCGCGCCAGGGCGCCCTGGACGCGCTCGCCGTCGAGGGGCTCGCCGTGGCCGCCGACGCCCAGCCCGAGGAGGTACGCCGGGCGGTGATGCTGGGCGGCTCGCTCGGCGCGGTGGCGCGGGCGCTGCTGGCCGGCGGCCCGTCGGCGCTGGCGGCGTTCCGGCTGGAGCTGGGGCGGCCGGTGCAGCCCATGCTGGCGCACAGCGCCAAGGACGTGGACGAGGCACTGGACCGGCTGGGCCCCTGCGCGGTCGAGGAGAAGCTGGACGGCATCCGGGTGCAGGTGCACCGCGACGGCGAGACGGTGCGGATCTACACCCGCACCCTGGACGAGATCACCGACCGGCTGCCGGACGTCGTCGCGGCCGCCCGCGAGCTGGCCGCCGACCGGGCCGTGCTCGACGGCGAGGTGATCGCCCTCGACGAGGACGGCCGGCCCCGCCCCTTCCAGGAGGTCTCCAGCCGGGTCGGCTCCACGCTCGACGTGGCCGGCGCCCGGGCCGCGCTGCCGCTGCACCCGGTCTTCTTCGACCTTCTCGCCCTCGACGACCGGGAGCTGCTCGGCCGTCCGACCCGCGAGCGCCACGCGGAGCTGGCGCGCATCGCCCCGGCAAGGCGCCGGGTGCGACGGCTGGTGGCCGAGGACCCGACGGACCCCGACACCCGCCACGCGGTGCGGGAGTTCGCCCGGGAGGTGCTGGAGCAGGGCCACGAGGGGGTGATGGCCAAGGCGCTGGACGCCCCGTACAGCGCGGGCCGGCGCGGCGCGGCCTGGTTGAAGGTGAAGCCGGTGCTCACCCTCGATCTGGTGGTGCTCGCCGCCGAGTGGGGCCACGGCCGTCGCACCGGCAGGCTCTCCAACCTGCACCTGGGCGCCCGTCTCCCGGACGGCGGCTTCGCCATGCTCGGCAAGACCTTCAAGGGGCTGACCGACGCCACCCTCGCCTGGCAGACCGAGGCGCTCCAGCGGATCGCGGTCAGCGACGACGGCTGGGTGGTGCGGGTCCGCCCCGAGCTGGTGGTGGAGATCGCCTTCGACGGCCTCCAGCGCTCCTCCCGCTACCCCGCCGGAGTCACCCTGCGCTTCGCCCGCGTCGTGCGCTATCGCGAGGACAAGTCGGCGGCGGAGGCGGACACGGTGGAGACGGTGCTGGCGCTGCGCGCGGGGGCCACGACCACACCGGAGGCCACGACCACACCGGAGGCCACGACCACACCGGGCGTCACGGCCACACCGCCAGGCACGGCCACTACGGAGGGCACGACCACACCGCAGGACACGACCACACCGCCAGGCGCGACCGCATCCGATGTCAGGACCCCGCCGGAGGGTGGCCCCGCCCCTTGA